Genomic segment of Pseudothermotoga sp.:
GTATAGTTATAATATGTTGAGAATTATATTGAGAACTTAATCTTCAAGGAGGTGAAATTGTGAAGAAGTTGCTGGTTGTACTTTTGTTGGTTGGACTTTTGAGCGTTTCGATGGCTCAGAAATGGCCCGCACAGCTCAGGTTCGTTTCTGGTCCATCTGGAGGAACTTGGTTCGCGCTCGGTGGTACGCTCGCAGGCATGTGGTCTGAAACGGTCATACCCATGACCAGCGGAACCGGTGGAGGTACCGCCAACATCCTCACCATCTCGAGGGCTCAAGCGGACATAGGCCTGACGACCCTTTCTGTTTTCAACGCGGCCGTTAAAGGGATCGATCCGTTCAAAGAACCAGTGAAGGGTACCGTGCTGTTCGCCAACCTCTACAGACAATACGCTTACTTCATCATGAGGAAAGACTACGCCACGAAGAACGGTATCAAGACTTTGGGCGATGTCATCAAAAAGAGACTGCCCATCAGGTTCGCAACGCTCACGCCTGGGACTGCTTCAGAGTTCGTCATCAGGTTGCTCTTCGAAAAAGGTTACGGTGTGAGCTGGTCGGACATCAAGTCTTGGGGTGGTAGAGTCGAGTTCGCTTCTTACACGGACGGAGCCAACTTGCTGTGCGACAACCATCTGGACATGTTCGCGTTCCAGATAAGCAGGGTGGCGTCGGTCATCATGGACATAGAGAGCAGGATCGAAGTGGTCATTCTCCCAGTGGACGATGAAGCCATCCAGAAACTGGCAGAATATCTCGGAACGACGAAGTTCTTCATCGAACCCGGCATTTACAAGAGCGTCACTCAACCTGTTCAAACCGTCGGTGACTACACATGTCTGGTGATAAGACAGGACCTACCGGAAGATCTCGTGTACAAACTTGCCGAAGCGCTTTGGAACAGAAAAGAACAGATCGCGAAGGCTTTCACCGACATGGCCGAGCTCAACCCGAAGGAAGCCATCAGTGAAGGAGTCCCCGCACATCCCGGTGCTGTGAGCTTCTGGTCGAAACAGAAATGATCCGTGGGGGGTTTAAACCCCCCACGAACTTTTTTACGAGGTGATTCAGATGCGAAAACTCAAGGGAGCAACGTACTATTTCGCGTTCTTTTCACTCATCGCCATGGGCATATTCCACCTCTACACCGCCATCTTCGGAACGTTCGAAGCTTACTTACAGAGGAACATCCACTTGATCTTCGCCTTACCACTCGCGTTCATCTTCTATCCAGCAACGCAGAAGAGTCCCAAAGACAGAGTGCCTTGGTACGATTGGCTGTTGTTGATTTTGGCCGTTCTGCCGTGTTTGTATGCGATCGTCAACTATGAAACGATCATCTACCGCATGGTTCAAGTGGAGGAAGTCACCCCAGCCCAGATCTTGCTCGGCACCCTTTTGATAATCCTCATCCTCGAAGCTACAAGAAGGATCGTCGGACTGGCGCTCGCCATTCTGGCCGCAGCCTCGGTCCTCTACATGTACGTAGGCCATCTTCTACCAGGTCAGTTCAAAGGCATGTACGTCACGTACGACAGGATCGTCGAACATTTGTATCTAACTGGTGAGGGGATCTTCTCCACACCGCTTGGAGTTTCCGCCACCTACGTGATGATCTTCCTCATCCTTGGAGGATTCCTCGAACACAGCGGCGTCGGAGAGTACTTCATGGATCTGTCAAAGTCGTTCGCCGGTAAGGCCACGGGTGGTCCTGCGAAGATCGCCGTGGTGGGTTCGGCACTCTTTGGGAGTATTTCAGGTTCCGCCGTCGCGAACGTCTATGCGACAGGTACCTTCACCATACCGATGATGAAACAACTTGGCTTTTCACCAATCTTCGCCGGTGCGGTCGAAGCGGTGGCGAGCAGTGGTGGTCAGATCATGCCACCGATCATGGGTGCAGCCGCGTTCATCATGGCTTCGTTTTTGGGAATCCCTTACAAACAAGTGATGATCGCCGCACTCGTTCCAGCGATACTCTATTATTTCTACGTCTTCATGTCCGTCCACGCACGCGCAGTGAAACTCGGCTTGAGAGGATTACCAGACGAGATGATCCCTTCCATCAAGCAGGTGCTGAAAAAGCTCTACGTGCTCGCACCGATAGTCGTTCTGGTCGTCATGATCATGCAGGGTTATACCCCCATGAGCGCCGCCATGGCTGGCATAATCGTGAGCTGGTTCGTTTCACTTTTGGATAAAAAACACCGCATGGGACCAAAAGGCATTCTGGACGCCATCTACGACGGTTCGAAGAACGTCTTCGTCGTCGCCATAGCTTGCGCCGCGGCAGGTATCGTCGTTGGAGCCGTGACGCTCACAGGTATCGGTTTCAAACTGGTGAGCTTCATCTTCTCACTGGCGCAGAACATACCGTTCCTAGCACTCTTCATGGTCATGCTCATGGCCATCGTGCTGGGTATGGGTCTTCCCACGACGGCCGCTTACATAGTCGCTTCGGCGCTCGCAGTACCCGCGCTGATACGACTAGGCTTTCAAGCGATGCCGGCACACATGTTCGTCTTTTACTACGCAGTCTTTTCCGCCATCACTCCGCCCGTCGCACTCGCCGCCTACGCCGCAAGCTCCATCTCTGGCGCCAAGCCTGCAGAGACGGGTTATCAAGCCTTCAGACTCGGTCTACTGGCCATGATCATACCCTTCGCCTTCATGTACGATCCAGGCTTCCTGCTACAGGCCAATTGGACCAAGAACATAGTCGCACTCGTGGCTGGTATCGTTTCGGCGATGGCACTCAGCTACGCTCTGGAAGGTTTCTTCAAAACCAAACTGAACATCCTCACAAGAACCTTGTTCGCTCTCATCGGTGTGTTGGTACTGTTTCCAAACACTCTACTGAGAATTTTTTCTATACTCGCCTTCATCGCTTTGTACGTCAGTTTATATCTGAAAAAGTCAACTTGAAAGGCGCCCGAGTGGCGCCTTTTTTCA
This window contains:
- a CDS encoding TAXI family TRAP transporter solute-binding subunit — protein: MKKLLVVLLLVGLLSVSMAQKWPAQLRFVSGPSGGTWFALGGTLAGMWSETVIPMTSGTGGGTANILTISRAQADIGLTTLSVFNAAVKGIDPFKEPVKGTVLFANLYRQYAYFIMRKDYATKNGIKTLGDVIKKRLPIRFATLTPGTASEFVIRLLFEKGYGVSWSDIKSWGGRVEFASYTDGANLLCDNHLDMFAFQISRVASVIMDIESRIEVVILPVDDEAIQKLAEYLGTTKFFIEPGIYKSVTQPVQTVGDYTCLVIRQDLPEDLVYKLAEALWNRKEQIAKAFTDMAELNPKEAISEGVPAHPGAVSFWSKQK
- a CDS encoding TRAP transporter permease; amino-acid sequence: MRKLKGATYYFAFFSLIAMGIFHLYTAIFGTFEAYLQRNIHLIFALPLAFIFYPATQKSPKDRVPWYDWLLLILAVLPCLYAIVNYETIIYRMVQVEEVTPAQILLGTLLIILILEATRRIVGLALAILAAASVLYMYVGHLLPGQFKGMYVTYDRIVEHLYLTGEGIFSTPLGVSATYVMIFLILGGFLEHSGVGEYFMDLSKSFAGKATGGPAKIAVVGSALFGSISGSAVANVYATGTFTIPMMKQLGFSPIFAGAVEAVASSGGQIMPPIMGAAAFIMASFLGIPYKQVMIAALVPAILYYFYVFMSVHARAVKLGLRGLPDEMIPSIKQVLKKLYVLAPIVVLVVMIMQGYTPMSAAMAGIIVSWFVSLLDKKHRMGPKGILDAIYDGSKNVFVVAIACAAAGIVVGAVTLTGIGFKLVSFIFSLAQNIPFLALFMVMLMAIVLGMGLPTTAAYIVASALAVPALIRLGFQAMPAHMFVFYYAVFSAITPPVALAAYAASSISGAKPAETGYQAFRLGLLAMIIPFAFMYDPGFLLQANWTKNIVALVAGIVSAMALSYALEGFFKTKLNILTRTLFALIGVLVLFPNTLLRIFSILAFIALYVSLYLKKST